CGTAAGACGGTCAGTCCAGCGACGAACGTAAAGAGACTTGCCGCAAACAACGAACAAAACTTTCCGAATAAGACACGTTTCAAATTAAATGACATCATTTCCACTCCTTTAGAGTTAAATTAAATTGAACTTTAGTGTAGAATAAAGGAGTGGAAGAAAAATGTAAAGAGTAAGTTCAATATAATTTAACTTTTTGTTATAAAAGGAGTGACCGCTGTGCTAGGGGAACGTATCAAACAGATCCGAAAACAGAAAAAAATGACGCAAACGGACGTTGCGACCGGTATCATCACGAAGTCGATGCTCAGTATGGTCGAGAACGGGAAAGCAACCCCGTCTTTACCAGCATTACAAGCGATTGCTCAGCGATTACAGGTGACAGTCGAGGAATTGATGCTTGATCCGCGGGATGTTCAGATGCGCAAACTCATTGAAACGATCCGTTCACGGAATACCACGTATCATTCGGACGAAAAAGTTCAGGAAATCTTGCGCCCGTATTTAGTTCCGGAGACAAATTCCTACTGGCAAGGGCAGGTCTTTCATGAATACGGCGATGCTCTCCGAATGTCTGATCCGGAGCTTGGTTTGACATATTTCGAGAAGGCAGAGCAAGTTTTTCAACAGCTCGGTCGTCAAGATGAACAATTACTTGCTCAAATCGCAAAAGTCTACTTTTTATTTAATTTAAAACGAACAAAGGAAGCTTATGAGCTGATCGAAATCATGGACGTTCCACGCGAGATTCCACTTGCGCCGAAAACCTATTTAAAATTTCAAATCCTTCGTGTGCTACGATCGAGTATGTTCGATGATCACTACGCAGAAGCGATTGCGCTATTGCGTGAAGGGGTTCAATACATGCGGGAACAAGATGTCTATTACCATGTCATTTCGTTTCAACGTTTCCTCGGTTTGTTTTTGTATCTGGAAGGGGAAGTCGAACAATCACAGCGAGAGTTTGATCGATTGGAACAATTTTTTGCATTTAGTGAAACGAATGCCGTTGGACGGATTGAAGTCGATTTGACGAAAGGACTTATCGCGATTTTTGAAAACGATTCGAACGGGATGCAAATGGCGTGGGAAAAACTCGTCGCTGTCGCGATTGATGACGCGAAGCATTACATTGGACAACTGGAGATCCATCTCCTTGTAAACGGCATCGAATTACCAAATCAGACGCTTCAGCAGAGCGTCGATAAGATCTGGGAGATGCAAGATGCGTGGCTTGCAGCAAGTGGATTTGACCAAGCGATGATGTTACGGACACTCGTGTTAGCGATGCAACAAGGTGTTGGTCAGGAACGTTTGGAAGATGTTCAGCGATTGAAGGATGAACTTCAAAGCGAACGGCTAAGAGACGATCTCGAGCAAGAGATACAAGCGTTGATTAATATTCAATAACGAAAAACAAGCATGAAGCGAGTACGCTTCATGCTTGTTCGTGTGATGATGTCGTTCGTCTAACAATAAGTAAAACGCATGCGACGACGGAAACGATCAAGTGTCCGATATAGACGTCTCCTGTCTGGATGTAATGCAAGAGCATGGAGCCACCAAAAATCAGTAAGGCAAGAAAGAGGAGCCGGACATAGAGTGTTGCGTAAGACATGCAGACACATCCCTTCTATATCCAGTATATCCCAAAGAAGGGTGAGCAGTCAAAAAAACATCCACCCCGAGGGATGGATAAGAAAAGTTTAAAGTGATTTAAAGCCTAATAGTTTTTGCGTCCAGTAACGTTCCGATACACGGCTGATGCCGAGTGCCGGTGTGTTCGCATGGATGAACTGATCGTTGTTCAGCATGATCCCGATATGCGTCGGACCGGCGGCATATGTGTTTTCGAAGAAGATGATATCGCCACGCTTCGGTTGACGTAATTTTGATAACTTCGCTCCGAGGTACCGATCATCGTTCCAGTAGCCGTTGACGTTCGTCCGTCCGACTGCATAGCCAGCGGCATTCAACGTATAGTTAATGAATCCAGAGCAGTCGAATCCACCATTGACGGGGCTACTTGATCCCCAAACGTATGGTGTACCAAGATATTGTTGACCAATCGAGATCGCACGTTCCATCAATGTCGAACCAGGAACGGTCGTCACAGGAGGTGTCGTCGGTGTGACCGGAGGCGTCGTCGTGACGGATCCCGTCGTGATGTAACTCTTCGCGACATAGTAGAGACCCGTTCCGATCTTGATCTGGTACCAGCCGCTATCTTTTCCTGTCGTTTCACCCGTGACGTTGACCGTCGAACCGTGTCCGACTTGTGTGAAGACTTTAGACGATGTCGAAGGTAACGTGCGGACGTTCAGCCCGGTTGGTGCATTGACGCGATACGTCTTCGAGGTATCGACTGGTGTCAAAGAGACACCAGGAGTCGTCGGCGTTGTTGGTGGAGAAGCTTTTGTTGAGGCTTTGACGTAGGTCGAAGCGACATATGCTTGTTTTCCATCGAGCTTTACTTGATACCATGAATCGACGGCGCCTGTGACATCGAGAACCGTCTGGTGTGGCAATGTCTTATAGACTTTTGCATTTGTTGCTGCGGCAGTCCGCGCGTTCAAGCCTTCCTTCGCATTGACCGTATAGACCTTCGAGCGATCGACCGCTTTAACGACATGTTTGACGGGAGTCGTTGCTGGTGGTTTCGAATCCGTCGTGACGTTCGACGTCTTTTTACTGACTAATGTCGCGTGGACATAAGCCGTTTGTTTCTTATACGTAATCTGATACCAATCACCTGTTTTTTTCTTAACAGTTAAGATTGTGTTTTTTGCCAGTTTTCCAAGTGATTTCGAACTCGTCGTTGCTTTTTGACGAATGTTGACGGCATCGGTATTCGTTATGTAAGTCGTAGTTGTGGGAGCCTTTTCCGTCGTTGCTTTGACATATGCTGAAGTAATGAACGCTGGTTTCGACTGATACCTAATTTCGTACCAGCTGTTGACCTTTTTGACAGCCGTTAGTTTCGTACCTTTTTTTAGAGTCGTGATGACCTTCGCGGAAGTCGAGGCAGCCGTGCGAATATTGACGTTATCCGTCAAAGTCAGTGTCGTTGACGCAGCCGAAACCGGGACCGTGGTACCGATCAGAGCAAACGTCGTGAGGGCGAGAACAGTCTTTTTCACGTGACATAGCTCCTTCCAAAAATGGGTGAAAATCGTTGTTACCATTTTGTCATAAAAAGCGACAATTTCCCTGATTTAAAAATATATTTTTTGTCTGAAAAACTGTGCTACCATTTTGCAGAAAAACAAATGTCTAGAAAGAGTATTTTCAAAAAAGTTCGAGTACACTAGGAGTATTGGAGAGGAGGCTACACATGTTACGTCGTTTTTATCAGTATTATATCCCGCACAAACGTCTTTTTTGGCTGGATTTCACATCTGCCTTATTTGTCGGGATTTTAGAACTAGCCTTTCCGCTCGCTGTCCAGTGGTTCATCGACTCCTTGTTACCAAACGGAGAGATGAACTGGATCATCCTCGTCAGCGTCGGATTATTAGCGTTATACGTGATCAGTACGATGATGCAGTTCGTCGTCAACTATTTCGGACATAAGCTTGGGATCAATATCGAGACCGATATGCGTCGTCAGTTGTTTAGTCATGTTCAGAAACAGTCGTTTCGTTTCTTTGATAATACGAAGACGGGTCATATCATGAGCCGGATCACAAATGACTTGTTTGATATCGGAGAACTCGCGCATCATGGTCCAGAAGATGCTTTCATCGCTGTCATGACGCTGCTTGGTGCTTTCTCGATCATGTTGACGATCAACGTGCCGCTCGCACTCGTGACGATCATTGCCGTACCGTTTTTGATCTGGCTGATCAGTTATGCGAACGTCCGGATGAATAAATCGTGGGACCGGATGTACGGCAATATCGCGGAAGTCAATTCACGCGTCGAGGACAGTGTCTCTGGTGTCCGTGTCGTTCAGTCGTTTACGAACGAAGCTTACGAAATCGAGCGTTTCGAAAAAGACAACGCGACGTTCCGGCAGTCGAAGATCAATGCCTACAAGGTCATGAGTAAGAGTCTATCCGGCATCTACTTGACGACTCGTTTGATGACGCTTGCCGTCTTAGTCGTCGGAGCCTACCTGACGTATCGTGGCACTTTAACGGCAGGGGAACTCGTCGGATTCATTCTCTATATGAATATCCTGTTGAAGCCGATCGATAAGATTACGGCGTTGCTTGAGATGTATCCGAAGGGGATGGCGGGCTTCAAACGATTCCTCTCGATGATTGATGAAGATGCATCCTTACCTGATGCGCCAGACGCACTCGTCGTCGATCGGTTGAACGGTGGCATTACGTTCAAGGATGTCGCGTTCGGTTATGAAGCCGACCGTCTGATTTTAGAAAATATCAATCTGACGGTCGAACCAGGGCAGACGGTCGCTTTCGTCGGAACGTCGGGGGCAGGGAAGACGACAATCTGTTCGTTGATTCCACGCTTTTATGATGTCTTAGACGGAGCAATCACGATTGACGGAATCGATATTCGACAGATGACGAAGGAGTCATTGCGACAACAAATCGGGATCGTCCAGCAGGATGTCTTCTTGTTCTCAGGGACGATCGCTGAAAACATCGCCTACGGTGACTTGAACGCGACGCATGACCAAATCGTGCAAGCAGCAGAGCGGGCGCATCTCGGACCAATGATCGCGGATCTTCCGGATGGATACGCCACACAAATTGGGGAACGTGGACTAAAACTGTCAGGCGGACAAAAGCAACGACTCGCCATAGCGCGGATGTTCCTCAAGAACCCGCCGATTCTGATTCTCGATGAAGCGACGTCAGCTCTTGATACGGAAACGGAAGCACTGATTCAGGAATCGCTTGCCGAGTTGTCTGAGAACCGGACGACGCTCGTCATCGCACACCGTTTAGCAACGATCCGGAATGCTGATAAGATTTTTGTCGTCACGAAGGACGGAATCGTCGAAGAAGGCTCGCATGACGAGTTGATGGATCAAGGTGGTTATTTCTCCCGTTTATTAGAACGACAGCGCGTTTAAATGAATGAAAGGCAACGGACCTGGTCCGATGCCTTTTTTTGTTCGTTCAAAAATAAGGTTGTACAAGTCGATTTTAGGGAAAACGATCCATAGAAAAGAAGGAGAGGTGGAAGGATGTACGGTCAATTCTGTGAGAACTATGATGAGAGTTATCCCGTCTTACGGGAAGAGACGTCACATGATTTCCATCGTTTTTTTGCGCTGTCGTACACGATTCATGATACCGTTTTTGAACAAGCTGTCTATGAGCGGCTGATGCGGACGATCAAACAAAAGACATCGCGCTTTTCAGCGCTCCGGAGCCGCTATACACCATTGCTCGTTGCTCATGTTCAATTGAATAGTACGGATCCAGATTTCTTGATCGAAGAGATCATCGTCGCGGAAAAAAAGATTAAACATCGCCTGATTCGTGATAAAGGCGTCCGTCCATTTTTTGCACTCAACGAGGTACTAAATCGTCGGCAAGGCATCGATGCATTTCCCTATATGGAACGCCTGCATGCGACACGGCCTCATCTGAATGCTGCGAAGCAGTACGTCGTGACATCGACCTTGCTTGAACAGAAGCCATTACCAAAGGAATTTCTAGAGCGGGTCGATACATCAGAAGAGTGGCTCGCGCAATATATGGAACGGACGAGTGAACGTGTCATTACTGCGCAAATCTTAGCGGCGCATCCAGATCCTTCAGCGCAACAGGAACGAATCATTGCATGGCGGGAATTACTCGAACGGCGAGAAATCATCATTTGGGATCGTTTAATGCCGATTCTTGCGTTGTTACCGTCGATGGAACGTGTCGACTGGATTTATGTGACACGCATTGTCGATCGGGAGCGAGCACGGAACCGTTTTTCTGACGAGGTCAACTGGTTGATTGCCTTTCATCTGTTACTCGCTAAAACGGGTGTGACACGAGTTCAAGCTACTTTGTTACTACTAGCAGCACTAGAACTGACACAAAAACCTTGAAGTGAAACAGAATAGAAAAAATGGACGACTGATGACCTGTGCCATCGATCGTCCATTTTTGATGTGCGGTTCTTTGATTTAATCAAACGTCGTAAACGTCGCATGTCGTTCGACCGGGTAGAGTTCCGTACCAGCGACAGCGTTCAAAATCAATTGGTTCCGCGAAACGGACATTCCGAGATTATCCGCAGCCGGACCATGTGACAGCTCTAAATTAGCGGTTGCATAAAGATGATGCGGTGTATCGACCGAACGTTCAATTCGATAGTCGGCATCGACTTTCCAAGCATTCGGTGCTTCGAACACGATGTCGAGTCGATCGATGAAGCTCGGAAGGGAAGGGGAAAAGCCAGTTGCTGCGATGACGGCATCTGTTACGGATACGCGGTCATCCCCGCGTTCTTGATGTTGCATCGAGATCGTGAAACGGTCATCGTATGTGATTTCTTTTACTTCGAGATTCGCGCGAATCGCGACCTGTTGCTGTTCCTCTTCCGTTAAATCATAGAGGTGGGCATAGATCGATTGTAGCGTCTCAGGACTGATCCCATTTTGCGAACGAGCGAACTTCTTGACCGACTCTTGGCGTACTTCAAGAGGAAGTTGGTTAAAGTACGTGACGTAACTCGGTGAAAAAATTTCTTCGCCAAGCTTACCCGTCTCAAGTGTCTCGAACAGTGTCGATCGCGCAATCCATTCGAGCTCAGGTCGCTCTGGAGCAGACGTCGTCAAGAGATCGAGGAAAATCTCGGCAGCACTTTGACCGGAGCCGACGATGCTGATCTTTTCGCGCTGAAGGAGTTCTGCTTTATTCATGACATACTGCGTATTGTGAATGACACGGTCGTCAAACGATTCAGGAATCGCGGGTTTGGAACCAGTACCGATGACGACGTTTCGCGCTTCGAACGTTTCACGTTTACCGGTCGAGACATCTTCGACGAGGACTTCAAAACTATCGCCTGTATCTTGGACATCGATGACACGTGTCGAAAATCGTAAATCGTCAAGTTGTGTCGCCACCCAACGTAAGTAATCGTTATAGCCTTGTCTTGAGATTAGAAGTTTTTCATAAAAATAGAAGGTATGAAGACGGTGAATCGATCGTAAGTAATTGAGGTAGGAAAACGAACTTGTCGGATCGGCGAGTGTGACGAGATCGGAGATGAAGCTCGTCTGCATCATCGAGTCTTGAATCATCATGCCAGGATGCCATGAAAATTGTTCACTTTCGTCAAAAAATAACGTCTTTAATTCTGTCGGATGCGCTAGTGCGCTCAATCCTAAGTTCATCGGTCCAATACCGATGCCGATTAAATCATACATAGAAAAAGCCCCCCAATTCGATATTGTTCTAAAACAATACCCGAAAAGGAAGGCGGATGAAACGTGAGGCGGAAGGTTTACAGCTGATCGGTCGTCGTTGTCTTAGTCTCGACCGTCATCTGCT
This window of the Exiguobacterium acetylicum genome carries:
- a CDS encoding ABC transporter ATP-binding protein yields the protein MLRRFYQYYIPHKRLFWLDFTSALFVGILELAFPLAVQWFIDSLLPNGEMNWIILVSVGLLALYVISTMMQFVVNYFGHKLGINIETDMRRQLFSHVQKQSFRFFDNTKTGHIMSRITNDLFDIGELAHHGPEDAFIAVMTLLGAFSIMLTINVPLALVTIIAVPFLIWLISYANVRMNKSWDRMYGNIAEVNSRVEDSVSGVRVVQSFTNEAYEIERFEKDNATFRQSKINAYKVMSKSLSGIYLTTRLMTLAVLVVGAYLTYRGTLTAGELVGFILYMNILLKPIDKITALLEMYPKGMAGFKRFLSMIDEDASLPDAPDALVVDRLNGGITFKDVAFGYEADRLILENINLTVEPGQTVAFVGTSGAGKTTICSLIPRFYDVLDGAITIDGIDIRQMTKESLRQQIGIVQQDVFLFSGTIAENIAYGDLNATHDQIVQAAERAHLGPMIADLPDGYATQIGERGLKLSGGQKQRLAIARMFLKNPPILILDEATSALDTETEALIQESLAELSENRTTLVIAHRLATIRNADKIFVVTKDGIVEEGSHDELMDQGGYFSRLLERQRV
- a CDS encoding DUF4003 family protein; this translates as MYGQFCENYDESYPVLREETSHDFHRFFALSYTIHDTVFEQAVYERLMRTIKQKTSRFSALRSRYTPLLVAHVQLNSTDPDFLIEEIIVAEKKIKHRLIRDKGVRPFFALNEVLNRRQGIDAFPYMERLHATRPHLNAAKQYVVTSTLLEQKPLPKEFLERVDTSEEWLAQYMERTSERVITAQILAAHPDPSAQQERIIAWRELLERREIIIWDRLMPILALLPSMERVDWIYVTRIVDRERARNRFSDEVNWLIAFHLLLAKTGVTRVQATLLLLAALELTQKP
- a CDS encoding helix-turn-helix domain-containing protein, which codes for MLGERIKQIRKQKKMTQTDVATGIITKSMLSMVENGKATPSLPALQAIAQRLQVTVEELMLDPRDVQMRKLIETIRSRNTTYHSDEKVQEILRPYLVPETNSYWQGQVFHEYGDALRMSDPELGLTYFEKAEQVFQQLGRQDEQLLAQIAKVYFLFNLKRTKEAYELIEIMDVPREIPLAPKTYLKFQILRVLRSSMFDDHYAEAIALLREGVQYMREQDVYYHVISFQRFLGLFLYLEGEVEQSQREFDRLEQFFAFSETNAVGRIEVDLTKGLIAIFENDSNGMQMAWEKLVAVAIDDAKHYIGQLEIHLLVNGIELPNQTLQQSVDKIWEMQDAWLAASGFDQAMMLRTLVLAMQQGVGQERLEDVQRLKDELQSERLRDDLEQEIQALINIQ
- a CDS encoding lysine N(6)-hydroxylase/L-ornithine N(5)-oxygenase family protein encodes the protein MYDLIGIGIGPMNLGLSALAHPTELKTLFFDESEQFSWHPGMMIQDSMMQTSFISDLVTLADPTSSFSYLNYLRSIHRLHTFYFYEKLLISRQGYNDYLRWVATQLDDLRFSTRVIDVQDTGDSFEVLVEDVSTGKRETFEARNVVIGTGSKPAIPESFDDRVIHNTQYVMNKAELLQREKISIVGSGQSAAEIFLDLLTTSAPERPELEWIARSTLFETLETGKLGEEIFSPSYVTYFNQLPLEVRQESVKKFARSQNGISPETLQSIYAHLYDLTEEEQQQVAIRANLEVKEITYDDRFTISMQHQERGDDRVSVTDAVIAATGFSPSLPSFIDRLDIVFEAPNAWKVDADYRIERSVDTPHHLYATANLELSHGPAADNLGMSVSRNQLILNAVAGTELYPVERHATFTTFD
- a CDS encoding C40 family peptidase; amino-acid sequence: MKKTVLALTTFALIGTTVPVSAASTTLTLTDNVNIRTAASTSAKVITTLKKGTKLTAVKKVNSWYEIRYQSKPAFITSAYVKATTEKAPTTTTYITNTDAVNIRQKATTSSKSLGKLAKNTILTVKKKTGDWYQITYKKQTAYVHATLVSKKTSNVTTDSKPPATTPVKHVVKAVDRSKVYTVNAKEGLNARTAAATNAKVYKTLPHQTVLDVTGAVDSWYQVKLDGKQAYVASTYVKASTKASPPTTPTTPGVSLTPVDTSKTYRVNAPTGLNVRTLPSTSSKVFTQVGHGSTVNVTGETTGKDSGWYQIKIGTGLYYVAKSYITTGSVTTTPPVTPTTPPVTTVPGSTLMERAISIGQQYLGTPYVWGSSSPVNGGFDCSGFINYTLNAAGYAVGRTNVNGYWNDDRYLGAKLSKLRQPKRGDIIFFENTYAAGPTHIGIMLNNDQFIHANTPALGISRVSERYWTQKLLGFKSL